CCCGCCTCTCTGTCGCCGCCCATCTGCGCCGCCCGCGCAGCCACCTGCGGTTCGATGATCGCGGTTTCGGTCCAGCCCGGACAGATGCAATTCACCGTCACGCCGCCGGTGTCCCGGCTGCCCTGATCGGCATACTCCAGCGCCGCCACCCGGCTAAGACCAACGAGACCGAATTTCGCGGCCACATAGGGCGCCTTGTCCTTGCTGGCGACCAACCCGTGGACGGAGGCGATATTGATCACCCGGCCAAATCCGCGCGCCGCCATGACCGGCAGCGCCGCCTGCATGATGTGAAAGGCCGCCGACAGGTTGACCGCTAGGATCGCATCCCAGGTCTCGCGCGGCATTTCGGCCAAAGGCGCAGTTTTCTGGATCCCGGCATTGTTCACCACGATATCTGCGCCGCCCCAGTCCGCAACGGCGCTCATCAGCGCGTCGATCTCCTCAGGCTGGCTCAGGTCCCCGGCAAAGAATCGCGCCTCGGGTGCCCCGGCCTCCTGCAGGGCCTCCGTCGCTGCCTGCGCGGTTGCTTCATCGGCGATGCCATGAACAGCGATACGGGCGCCCGCGCCCGCCAGTTCCTTTGCAATGGCAAGGCCGATCCCCTGAACCGATCCCGTCACCAGCGCCGTCTTTCCACTCAGATCCGTCATGCGTTTTCCTCCAGCATTTTGCGCAGCTCGGTCTTCAGGACCTTGCCGTAATTGTTCTTGGGAAGCTCCGCCGTGCGGATATAGGATTTGGGCCGCTTGAAGCGGGCGATCTGATCGTTGCAAAGCGCATCCAGCTCTGCCTCGGGTGCCGTCCCCACGATAAAGGCGACCACCTCTTCGCCCCAGTCGGCGTGCCTGCGCCCCACGACCGAGACCTCCTGCACATCCGGGTGCATCAGCAGCACTTCTTCGACCTCGCGCGGATAGACGTTCGAGCCGCCCGTGATGATCATATCCTTGGAGCGGTCCTGCAGCGTCAGATAGCCCGCCGCATCCATGACCCCCATGTCCCCGGTCATCAGCCAGCCGTCTTTCAACGTTTCTGCGGTGGCGGTCTCATTGTTCCAGTAGCCGGGCATCACCGCATCGCCGCGCACCATGATCTCTCCAACCTCTCCTGGCGGCAGCGGTGTGCCATCCGGCGATCCGATCTGCACCTCGACCGGGCTTTGGGCGCGGCCCACACCAGCCAGCCGGGCGCGCCATTCGGGATGGCTGCGGTCGATCACGTCATGACGGCTGAGCGCGGTGATCCCCATCGGGCATTCGCCCTGTCCGTAGATCTGTACAAAGACCGGACCGAAATGATCGACCGCCTCGATGATGTCCGCCAGATACATCGGGCCGCCCGCGTAGACGACCGTGCGCAGGCCGCGTCCGCTGCGCCCGGCCGCCTTGGCCTGCGCGGTCATGCGCGTCACCATGGTAGGCGCGGCGAACATCTGCACGCGGCCAAAATGCTCGGCCAGTTCGAAAATCTCATGCGGTTCAAATCCCCCCGACGGCGGGCAAACGTGCGCGGCGCCGACCAGCACGTGCAGCATGGCATAAAGGCCTGCGCCGTGGCTCATCGGGGCGGCATAGAGGATTTGATCCTCAGCGCTGGCCGCATCCACATCGTTGAGATAGGCCAGCGAAACCGTGATTAGCATCCGGTGGGTGATCATCACCCCCTTTGGCCTGCCTGTGGTCCCCGACGTGTAGAACAGCCATGCCAGATCCTGCGGTGCCCGGCGGACCGGCGCAGTCACAGGATCCGCAGCCAGCACAGCGGCCCCGTCTGCGCCGGAGAAGTCGATGATATCCAGCGTCACCCCGGCCTCGCGCAGGGCCGTATCCAGACCAGCCGAGGCAAAGACCAGCCGGGTGCCGGAATTTTCCAGGATATAGGCCGCCTCGCGCCCGTGGAGTTTTGCATTGACCGGCACCGCCGCGGCCCCAGCATACCAGATCCCGAAAAGGGCGATCAGGTAGTCCGGGCAATTCTTCATGAAGATCGCAACGCGGTCCCCTGGCTCTACCCCTTGCGAGACCAGCCAGCCCGCAACCTGCGCGGCCTTTTGGTGAAAGCTGCCGTAATCCGCCACCTGATCGCGGCCCAGAAACAAGGCAGGACGGTCCCCGCCCGCCGCAGCCTGACGGGCCAGCCACATTCCGATATTCATGCTAATCCTCCCTTAGCGCGCCCTGTTGAGCGGCAGAAATACATTTCCATGCGGCCCCGGCCTCTTCAATTCCGCAAAAATACCCGGTTAATAGAGGTCATGACAGATATCGCCTTTAGCCATGCGCCCGTCGGCCTTGCCGTGCTGGAACGCCGTGTGATCAAACGCTGCAATCTCCAGTTCGCCGCGACCTTTGGCGGGGAGCCAGCCGACTATGACGAAATGCTGATCGCGGATCTTTACCCCACCCAGGAAGAGTTCCGTCGTATTGGTGCGCTTTTGCAGGAAGAAGAGCACCGCACCGGCAGCTATAGCGACGAACGCATCATGCGGCGCAGATCAGGAGAACTCTTCTGGTGCCGGGTGCGTGGGCGATCCGTGTCCCCAGAAGCGCCGTTTCAGACCGGTGTCTGGTCCTTTGCCGATATCTCGGACGACCGCCCCGTGGTCAGCCTGACCCCGCGGGAACGCGAAGTCGCCATTCTGACCTGCAAGGGCCTGTCGGCCAAGGAAATCGGCGCCAAGCTGAACCTCTCCTACCGCACCATAGAAACCCACCGGGCGCACCTTCTGGAAAAGTTCGGCGCCCGCAAACTGCCCGAACTGGTGGCCAAGCTGACCGGGATGCCATTATGAGCCTTTAAGAGGCCGTAACAGCTGCCTTTGGCCAATCACAGGCCCCTCTGCAATTGCGAATCCCGCGCGACGCCCCCATGTTGGCGCTAATAGACCGCGCATGATCGGCAGCGCTTTCCTTGTGGTAAAGCTTGGCCTATAAGCGCTCTAATTTCCAGCCTGCGACATCTTCGCAGGCCTGTCGGAACCGGCTGAGGACAAAATGACAGAAAAATCTCACGAAGCTGACGTGGCATTCATCAAGGCGCTGGCGGAACTGCTGCGCGAAAACGACCTGACCGAACTGCAGGTCAAACGGGACTACGGTGAAGATGACAGCCTGAACGTGCGGGTTTCACGGCAAATCGCCGCCGCCCCTGCTCCGGTGCAGACGATCGCAGCGGCACCGGCCGCTGCCGCCGCACCGGCCCCGGCAGCAGCCGCTGCAGCTCCGGCACCGGAAGCCGCAGAAGATCCCGCCAGCCATCCCGGCGCGGTGACCTCGCCTATGGTCGGCACCGTCTATCTGCAGCCCGAACCCGGCGCGCCTTCCTTCATCAAGGTCGGTGACAGCGTCAAAGAGGGTGATACTCTGCTGATCGTCGAAGCGATGAAGACGATGAACCACATCCCCGCGCCGAAATCCGGCACGGTGAAGCGCATTCTGGTCGAAGACGGCGC
This genomic stretch from Phaeobacter gallaeciensis harbors:
- a CDS encoding 3-hydroxybutyrate dehydrogenase; translation: MTDLSGKTALVTGSVQGIGLAIAKELAGAGARIAVHGIADEATAQAATEALQEAGAPEARFFAGDLSQPEEIDALMSAVADWGGADIVVNNAGIQKTAPLAEMPRETWDAILAVNLSAAFHIMQAALPVMAARGFGRVINIASVHGLVASKDKAPYVAAKFGLVGLSRVAALEYADQGSRDTGGVTVNCICPGWTETAIIEPQVAARAAQMGGDREAGIADLLSEKQPSKRLSDPSEIGALALWLCAPVAHNVTGTAIPVDGGWTAQ
- a CDS encoding class I adenylate-forming enzyme family protein yields the protein MNIGMWLARQAAAGGDRPALFLGRDQVADYGSFHQKAAQVAGWLVSQGVEPGDRVAIFMKNCPDYLIALFGIWYAGAAAVPVNAKLHGREAAYILENSGTRLVFASAGLDTALREAGVTLDIIDFSGADGAAVLAADPVTAPVRRAPQDLAWLFYTSGTTGRPKGVMITHRMLITVSLAYLNDVDAASAEDQILYAAPMSHGAGLYAMLHVLVGAAHVCPPSGGFEPHEIFELAEHFGRVQMFAAPTMVTRMTAQAKAAGRSGRGLRTVVYAGGPMYLADIIEAVDHFGPVFVQIYGQGECPMGITALSRHDVIDRSHPEWRARLAGVGRAQSPVEVQIGSPDGTPLPPGEVGEIMVRGDAVMPGYWNNETATAETLKDGWLMTGDMGVMDAAGYLTLQDRSKDMIITGGSNVYPREVEEVLLMHPDVQEVSVVGRRHADWGEEVVAFIVGTAPEAELDALCNDQIARFKRPKSYIRTAELPKNNYGKVLKTELRKMLEENA
- a CDS encoding LuxR C-terminal-related transcriptional regulator, translated to MTDIAFSHAPVGLAVLERRVIKRCNLQFAATFGGEPADYDEMLIADLYPTQEEFRRIGALLQEEEHRTGSYSDERIMRRRSGELFWCRVRGRSVSPEAPFQTGVWSFADISDDRPVVSLTPREREVAILTCKGLSAKEIGAKLNLSYRTIETHRAHLLEKFGARKLPELVAKLTGMPL
- the accB gene encoding acetyl-CoA carboxylase biotin carboxyl carrier protein — translated: MTEKSHEADVAFIKALAELLRENDLTELQVKRDYGEDDSLNVRVSRQIAAAPAPVQTIAAAPAAAAAPAPAAAAAAPAPEAAEDPASHPGAVTSPMVGTVYLQPEPGAPSFIKVGDSVKEGDTLLIVEAMKTMNHIPAPKSGTVKRILVEDGAAVEFGSPLVIVE